From the genome of Vicia villosa cultivar HV-30 ecotype Madison, WI linkage group LG2, Vvil1.0, whole genome shotgun sequence, one region includes:
- the LOC131653617 gene encoding protein translation factor SUI1 homolog, which translates to MSELDAQIPTTFDPFAEANAEDAGAGSSKEYVHIRIQQRNGRKSLTTVQGLKKEFSYNKILKDLKKEFCCNGTVVQDPEQGQVIQLQGDQRKNVSTFLVQAGIVKKEHIKIHGF; encoded by the exons ATGTCTGAATTAGACGCACAAATTCCTACTACCTTCG ATCCTTTTGCTGAGGCAAATGCTGAGGACGCCGGTGCTGGGTCATCAAAGGAGTACGTGCATATTCGTATACAGCAGCGAAATGGTAGAAAAAGCTTGACAACTGTCCAGGGATTGAAGAAAGAATTCAGTTACAACAAGATTCTTAAAGACCTTAAGAAGGAGTTTTGCTGTAATGGTACAGTTGTTCAGGACCCTGAGCAAGGACAG GTTATTCAACTTCAAGGCGATCAGAGGAAGAATGTTTCTACCTTCCTAGTCCAG GCTGGAATCGTGAAGAAGGAGCATATTAAAATTCATGGTTTCTAA